TTGCAGTTAGAGAATTGTGTTTTGATGACAGGGATGATAGCGCCAAGTGAAACAGCGCTCTATTATAAGGCTGCGGATTTCTTTATCTCTGCTTCAACTAGCGAAACGCAGGGGCTGACTTATTTAGAAAGTCTAGCCTCTGGCACACCGATTATTGCAGCATGGAATCCCTATTTAGAAAATGTTGTGACAGATAAAATGTTTGGTACCCTATATCAGCGAGAAGCTGAGTTGGCTGATGCAGTGTTGGATGCCATAGTTGTCACCCCTAACATGAATCCTTATCAGTTGGAAAGAAAGCTGTATGAGATTTCAGCTGAAAATTTTGGTCGTAGGGTCTATGAATACTATCTTGATTTAAAAATTTCTCATGATTTTAAGCGCGAACACATCCATGAAGATAGCACAGCAGAAACCTTATTAAAAGAAGCAATTAGTTTACCCAAACGGGCCTTTGTCAAGTCATCGGACACGACGGCGGCGATTGTAAAAAAATCAGTAGAGCAAGTAAAATCGATTCGGAATTATTTTGAAGATGAAGAAAAGTGATTGCTTGGTACGAGAAAAATAGGAGGTGAGGCAGAGTGACTCATCTCTTTTTTACGAGATAGGCAAAATGACCCCTTCAGACTGAGTATGCCCACGAGAAAGTTTGTTTAGAAATAGAGTAAAGCGCTTTCGTTTCTGCGTAAAATAGGGTATGATAGGGATAAGAAAAGAGATAAGAGAGGGTAGTAAGGTGAGAAATCAAGGGAAATTAATTCGGTTTGCCATTCGGACTTTAACGGTCGGTGTTTGTTCGGCAATGGTCGGTTTATTGGTAGGAATGGTTGGAAGTTCTTCTGTTGAAGCTACAGAAGAAACAGCGAGAGTGCAGTTAACCTACCAATATGTGGCAGAAGACGAATTAGCAGAAACAGAGAAGCAGGTCTTACGGTCAGATTTACCACAAGTGGCTGACCATTCTGTGACTTACTATTTGGTCTATCGTTTGGACAAGCAAGTCAGTCTCCCCAAAACCGCTAGCCATGCTAGACTTCTTCCCTTGATTGGTGGAGCTTGTTTGCTGGTGATTGCGGTTCGGCAGTTGAAAAAGCAAAGAACAGTAGTTTCGTTATTGTTGTTTACAAGTCTGGGTGGGGTTAGTTTTATTTCACAGGTTGATGCCCTACATGTTTCACTTTTTGCCCAGTATTCGCAGACATTTTTGTTAAATAAGGGAGATGCCTTACCGGATGGTAGGATTCAGATTGACGGCTATTCCTTTATTGGCTATCTTGAAAAGAGTGGTGAGGAGGAGCTCGTTGCTGATGAATTGACCGCTTCGTCAGAAGTATCTCCTATGGACAAGAGTGTTTCAGAAAAGCATTTTGCAAGTACGGACTCTTCTCCGCTGTTAACAGAGGTATCTAGGATAGCAGTAGCTCAAGCTGTAAGTCCCCAAGTTAACGTATCTTCTGTTCCGTCAAGTGCTGAAAGCCTTGAAACTCCTGCTACCACGAACCCAGCTTCTGAGCCAACAGATACGACAGATATATCAACTACTAAGGAATCTGAAAGCGTAGAAATTATTTCAACTACTCCATCTTCTGATTCTTCCTCGTCAAGTGTTGAAAGCCTTGAAACTCCTGTTGCCACGAACCCAAATTCTGAAGCAACTGACACAGCAGAAGCGCCAAATCCCACGGATACAGGAACAGTAGCAATCACACCAGTAACTCCGGCAGATAGTGATTTATCTGCCCCTAATTCATCTTCTGACACATCGAGTGATGATAGTCTAGAAACTCCTGTTACCACGAACCCAAATTCTGAAGCGGCTGACACAACAGAGGTGCCAAATCCCATGGGTACAGGAACAGCCGCCACCGCCCCAGTAACTCCAGCAGATACTGGTTCAGCTCACCCTAATTCATCTTCTGCCACGTCGAGTGATGATAGTCTAGAAACTCCTGTTGCCACGAACCCCAATTCTGAAGCGGCTGGCACAACAGAAGTGCCAAATCCCACGGATACAGGAACAGTAGCAATCACACCAGTAACTCCGGCAGATAGTGATTTATCTGCCCCTAATTCATCTTCTGACACATCAAATGTTGAAAGCCTTGAAACTCCTGTTGCCACGAACCCAGCTTCTGATGCGACTGATACAGCAGAAGTGCCAAATTCCATGGGTACAGGAACAGCCACTACCACACCAGAAACTCCAGCAGATAGTGATTTATCTGACCCTAATTCATCTTCTGACACATCAAATGTTGAAAGTATTGAAAATTCTGTCGCACCGCAACCGGGTTCTGATGCGTCAGATTTACCAAATGTTACGGAACCTGAAGATACACCAAATCCTCCAACAGCTCCAATTCTTTCAGAAGAAAACTTTTCCGAAAAGCCAGATAGCTTATCAGAGGTAGACAGCACAGAAAATGATCAAGATTCGGTTCGTCATATGCTTGAGCAAGGAACAAACAAGAATATTAGTCAGTATCGTGATGAAGAAGGGGAGCTTCGCTCCATTCTTTGGGCTAAGGGAATACGGCCTCCTCAAATGGGAAATGAAGGTGATTTCAAAAAGACAATTACTCCAGCTGGTCATAAAACCTATATCGAATACAAGGCGCCTTTTGTCGCAAACCAAGGCTGGTATGATATTAATAAATCGACACAGGATACGGCGGATAAAAACTTGTGCTTTGCTGTAACGGCTACCAATATGCTTCATTGGTGGATGGATCAGAATAAGGAGGAGTTGGAAAGGTATATCGAAAAACAGGGAAATCCAACTCGAACAGTTGGCGGTCGAACCTATCAGTTGACGGATTTTATCCAGTCGCCACAAGACCAAGAAAATAGTGCGGTTTATCAATTGTTGAAGAGCTTCTATGCCGGTGGTGGAGGTTACTATACAGATTTAGTGCTGGATTTCTTTATCAATGGCTATCCTCCTCATCGTGGGAAAAAGCTAGAAGATGACCAGTTGCTTCCTCATGCAAGTGCCGGCCTCTTCTATGATGTCTTTAGCTACCATAGCTTGAGTGAGAGAACTGCTCCAGCAGATTATACAGATTTTAGTCAACGCTTGATTGAATTACTCGGTCAAGAACAACTGATTGGAATGGTCTATCCTATTTTGGGAGGAAGTCATATTGTGACCTTGTGGGGGGCAGAATATGATAGCAATGGGAAACTTGCAGCCGTTTATGTGACAGATTCGGATGACCAATTTAGTCCCCAAGGCGCAATGATTCGCTACCAGGTTAAAAATGCCAATGGACGACCAAAGATTAGTACAGAGGTGACTGACCCAAACATTGGTGCAG
Above is a window of Streptococcus sp. zg-86 DNA encoding:
- a CDS encoding IdeS/Mac family cysteine endopeptidase (This family includes IgM or IgG-cleaving cysteine proteases.) — protein: MRNQGKLIRFAIRTLTVGVCSAMVGLLVGMVGSSSVEATEETARVQLTYQYVAEDELAETEKQVLRSDLPQVADHSVTYYLVYRLDKQVSLPKTASHARLLPLIGGACLLVIAVRQLKKQRTVVSLLLFTSLGGVSFISQVDALHVSLFAQYSQTFLLNKGDALPDGRIQIDGYSFIGYLEKSGEEELVADELTASSEVSPMDKSVSEKHFASTDSSPLLTEVSRIAVAQAVSPQVNVSSVPSSAESLETPATTNPASEPTDTTDISTTKESESVEIISTTPSSDSSSSSVESLETPVATNPNSEATDTAEAPNPTDTGTVAITPVTPADSDLSAPNSSSDTSSDDSLETPVTTNPNSEAADTTEVPNPMGTGTAATAPVTPADTGSAHPNSSSATSSDDSLETPVATNPNSEAAGTTEVPNPTDTGTVAITPVTPADSDLSAPNSSSDTSNVESLETPVATNPASDATDTAEVPNSMGTGTATTTPETPADSDLSDPNSSSDTSNVESIENSVAPQPGSDASDLPNVTEPEDTPNPPTAPILSEENFSEKPDSLSEVDSTENDQDSVRHMLEQGTNKNISQYRDEEGELRSILWAKGIRPPQMGNEGDFKKTITPAGHKTYIEYKAPFVANQGWYDINKSTQDTADKNLCFAVTATNMLHWWMDQNKEELERYIEKQGNPTRTVGGRTYQLTDFIQSPQDQENSAVYQLLKSFYAGGGGYYTDLVLDFFINGYPPHRGKKLEDDQLLPHASAGLFYDVFSYHSLSERTAPADYTDFSQRLIELLGQEQLIGMVYPILGGSHIVTLWGAEYDSNGKLAAVYVTDSDDQFSPQGAMIRYQVKNANGRPKISTEVTDPNIGAEVLYLNTLDLGKKQWEQYFSRNN